AATGTTTTTGTGGGTTCTCACCGATTTCTGGCTGAGTTCTTCACTGAGAGTCTCGAAATCCTTTGTTTTATCCTCCACTTCCTGACTCTTCTGGTCATAGTTGACGGCCAGCTCCTCCAGGGCCTGCAGCACCTCCTTCACCTCCTCTTTAGACGCATCGTTCTCCATCTGCAGACGCGTCAGCTCCGCCTGCAGGTTATCATGGTCCCTCCGTGATGAGGCCAGCAGCTAcagtgcacagacacacacataaatattagGAATGCATATGTTCACTCACAGTTCATTCTGAAGGTTGTGATATTCTCTAATCACACATGAATGAAACTGAGCTTCTGGAGCTCACAGAGGTAATGTAAATTAACCAGGGTAAAAAGACCCTGCAGTGAATCTCACCTCCTCCTGGTCCAACATCTGCTGCTTCAGTTTCTCAGCCAGCTGAGACTGCTGATTTATCTCATCATCCTAAAAAGACAGAGATGAAGATGAATAGAGGATAGAAATGAGATAAGTAAAGCCATAAAtaagtaatgtaataaaaaagaaCATGGATGGAGTAGTTACACAGCTTAACAAGTTCTAGGCAGCCATTCAGGTGCTGCTACTATTTGGTTGCTACAGTACCCAAAGTTGTTACTATCATGCTACAAAGTAGAGCtatgatattccaggtggttgctatgatgttgagAACTGGTAGCAAGGTGGCTGTTATGATCTTACTTAGTGGCTGCTATGGCCTTGTAATGTAGCTGCTATTACAgcctatgatgttgctaagtagtGGGAGCATTTTTATCCATGTTGGTTGCTGTGTTGCGTGGTTAATAGCTGATTGCTCTGgtatactaggtggttgctatggtgttgctcaaAGAAGATAGATGGATGCTACAGTGTGGCAAGGTGTCTGCTACACAGTTTCAGACAGGTCCTAttatgttgcttagtggttgctcgACAGTTGCTTTAGTATttcagggtggttgctatggtttttcaGTTGGTTGCGCAAGTGTTGCCAAGCAGGTGCTGTGGTACCACATTTGGTTGGACCCTTTAAATGCCTGAGAATATATTTctatatgtttaaaaacataatGTTTTAGTGTCCAATAGTGTGGATTTGGAACAGTgtcaagaaagaaaaagaaaaaaatatatattatattcagctctggaaaaaattaaaagaccacattgttgttttattctattaaatacAGACAATATTgacaatatacaaaaatattgtcatttagagcatatatttacagaaaatgagaaatggctaaaataaaaaaaaaagctgcagagctttcagacctcaaattatgcaaagaaaacaagttcatattcataaagctttaagagtccagaaatcaatatatggtggaataaccctggtttttaatcacagttttcctgcatcttggcatcatgttctcctccaccagtcttacacactgcttttggataaatgtatgcctttactcctggtgcaaaaattcaagcagttcagcttggtttgatggcttgtgatcatttatcttcctcttcattataattgtattccagaggttttgaatttggtaaaatcaaattttaaagaggtctcttattttttttttttttatatacataatgATCAATGCTGGCTCAGAAGTTTGCATCACCTTGTCGTCCAGTTGTTTGTAGAGTTTGGCCAGCTCAGCCTCGCACTTGTCTCTCTCAGAGTCAGTCAGACGCACTCCAGGGATGTTGGGGGTGGAGGCTATCTTATCATTATTCACGGTGTTGTCCAAAGCCAACACCTCAGCATTGACCTTCTCCTTATCATACTGCTCTTCAATGGGCACATTCTCACCTAGaaacacacatgtacacaaacacacacattacaggcAGGCAAAATAcatccactatatatatatatatatataaaatactttacCATTTATTTTTAGCTATGATTTTTGCTAACTTGGCTAtcagatgtttttttgttgttgtttttttaccatTCCTCCAGCGGTTGAGTTCGTTCTCCAGCCAGGTGATGGTGTTCCTCAGCGTTTTGttcttctctttttccttctcaTATTTCTTCTTCCACTGTTCTGCTGTCAGCTCCACATTCACGCACACTGTATTCTTAATGGTCTTTGCCCTGAGGATAATCGAGTGCAAGCACACACGCACCATTCATTTAACTCTAGGGCTTCAGTGCACAGCCTGAGTGTGATCATGTCAGTAGAGAGGTCTCAgtgaatgctgtgtgtgtgtgtgtgtgtatcctcaCCTTTGTCCAAACATGAGTGTAGTTTTGGTTTCAGCCTCGTTAAAAGAGGAAGGAGAGCAACAAATGACAATGGTGGTTCTACAGTTTCCACCCAGAGAGTCCTGAAGAATCCTGGTCATCTTACTGTCTCTGTATGGAACATACGTCTACAAGAGACAAGAGAGATATTAAATGGTATTATACTGATCAGAGTACAGGTCCGGGTCCATCGTACAAGAGATGTAATGCTAGCTAGTGAtttccagggttcatacaccttttacaaggtaaaatttaggcacttttcaagcacttttaaGGCACACCATTTAAATACCATATAAATGTTCTTTACTGCAGTATGTCAATTATATGAGcaattatacatacatatactcaatatTATTAATTAGCTTTTTGccacactgcaagagatggtgTTATGTTTACgtaaacacaaccagaattgtgtttgttaatagcagaaggagaagaaatgaAAGCCTTTTTTGTTTTACGCTCCAATATTTTCCTTTAAGCAAACTTATTTagtcagatagttatttattGTGAAGTAAATGTAgttggaattttaagcattttaaagcactttatccaaaattccagcactttccaggcctggaaaaagGAACaataaaattcaagcattttccaggatttcaagcacccgtatGAACCCTGGATTtcctaatgtaaaaaataaataaataaatgaatactagtgcatctcaaaaaatctgaataactttgaacaattcagttcaaaatgtgaaactcatatagatgtattgcacacagagtgatctattttaagtgtttctttttttattggtaaatattatggcttacagccaatgaaatcccaaaatcagaaaatcagtgtctcagaaaactagaatatcatataagaccaattgaaaaaaggaaaacactgcacagactttggacttaatataacacagtggatcaacaccagcagatgacagacatgactctccaaatcatcactgatcatcagcacattttacatttcatttgcaaatcaagggagcagagtctggaggaagagtggagagacacacagtccaaactgcttgagatctagtgtgaagtttccaccaatcagtgatggtttagagagacatgtcatctgctggagtccaaagtcagtgtagtgttttGGAGTCATGGAGTTGGTGTCAAAATCTGACCATAACATATGTGTGTGCCTCAGcagatatcaatatttagtaattTGCctaactaaagttactgctttattactccatatTCTACCTGGGGTGAAGAATAAAGGTTTGTCAAATGCTGTGAAACTGACAACAATTAACAAGAATCCctggtatttaattattttggagtcttttatcctcttcagtaacacatttgtggtagagcaggggtgtccaaactttttttgttgggggccagaaggagaaatatatttgaagtcacgggccacagactctatgataaaacaaataatgaaatataccactttaaataacacttttttcctaattatttcttttacacatcattttacttgactttctatctttatctttgacagtgttgtgtaaactaagatttaatttcatgatgtctcttaatattaaactccttaaatcACGGCaattttttagactctttggcccgttttactgcgctagaaatgcgcactctctccgcttttagactctttggcccgttttactgcgctagaaatgcgcactctctccgcttttagactctttggcccgttttactgcgctagaaatgcgcactctctccgcttttagactctttgccccgtttttttgagctagaaatgcgcactctctccgctttaagactctttgccccgtttttttgcgctagaaatgcgcactctctccgcttttagactctttgccccgtttttctgcgctagaaatgcacactctctccgcttttagactctttggcccgtttctgacacctagcgttctaACTTTGAATctaacattataaaaacctgcttaacagcgggccaactttcattctatttctaaaatacttcgcGGGCCGCCCCAAAAagggaaatgggccgcaaatggcccgcgggccgtagtatGGACACCCCTGtggtagagaattgtcttgcgatatattgagTATTTTAGAATCACACTTTTGTAATAACACTGTATTATGAGAtgtcctgtgattcccacccctatatatatatatatatatatatatatatatatatatatatatatatatatatatatgaacatattTACAAATACAAGAGCTGCAAACTTACAGTTCCTTCAGCCAGTGCAGAGATGACGTTTCCCAGCGCGGAGAGAGACTTATTAATGTTTTTGGCTTCATCTAACACAGCTCCTTCAGCTCCCGTCTTACTGACCTACAAAACCACACAAATACAACCAGTGAAAGGAATAGCACTCagtcacaaagaaaaaaaaattacagcaagaCAATAGGATTTACCTTTTCACTACCAGCCAAGTCAACCAGAAACAGTTTCCCACTTAGTTTCTGCTCTGTTTGTGTGTTCTCCTGCTTCACGTTAATCAAGAAGATACTGTGACTCCTGGAGCTGTGCTCATTCATGTCtgccggacacacacacacacacacacacacacaaaggattatacacattattttgaaatttgaacacaaatttaaaataagaaacttttcttttttaaatcattttatttctatttttttttttttcatttttctccaaaTTTTGCTAGgtcaattgttccacccattcagctgttacttagctgtatatcccccatcactggtgatgacACACTacaaggaggttgaagactagcacatgcctcctctgatacatgtgaaatcagctaccacctcttttccaactgctgctgatgcagcattgtcgagtagcatcacagtgcacatttggaggaaagcgcagcaactcggttctgatacatcagctcacagatgctttatGTTGATTGacttcaccctaggagtgatgaggggaaagagcaacatctacccacccagagagagcaaggccaactgtgctctctcagggaatcagaagctgatggcaagctgcatgaccaggattcgaaccagcaatctcccaatcatacgACAGCGTTTTAGACCAATGGACCACTCGGCACCATAAAATCATAAACTTTAAAacatagaaatataaaaaaataattgcaaacACATACTTGTAACCGCCACATGTCTGTTAGATTTGCCCTCATCGATAGTGTCCATCACCTCTTCTGGGCTACAAACAAAGCGCTCAGTGCAAccctggagaaagagagagggagaaagagagagggagaaagagagagagagagagagaaagagagagatagatagatagagagagagagataaagaaagaaagaaagaaagagcacaaACAGTTAATTACCTTCTGAACACATCCAATCATCCACACATACAACTTCCTTTATCTGCTGACATTCACCTTGACATATGGGACCCTGTTCTTGTCTTCGTGTACAGAGAGATTAGTCTTGGACACTGtaacagagacacagacacataGTCAGAGTCTGAAGCACCAGCCCTAAATCTGTCAAGCACTAGACAGAAGAAACAAACTTTATTAAGATGAGCAAGATGAACAATAAAGTTAAAATATTGACATCATACTTACCATCCAGCAAGTCTCTGATTTTGTCCAGATAAATCTCAAAATATGACACCTGTCAGTGAAGACATCTTCCGTTAGTCTCATAGAACTGGACTTTTTTTAAACTAGCCAGATGAGCAAGAAAGACATGAATATACAAAATAAAGagcaaaatgctttaaataaaataacttgtaAGCAAAATATGATTCatgacaatgtaaaaataaaagttgtgaatataaagaaataaatagaatttaaaaaaatatatatttactaaaacaaaataccttttacttttaatttccactcacatttttactgattttacAGATATATGTACAGATCTCTTGTTACTATCTCAGTTTGATGagtttaatttttataattcaagGCATTTACTCTTTTGGAGTAACAGGAGCTCATTCCTTTAGTAAAGAAAATTGTAGCAAAACTACATGTACAGCTTCTGTATTGCTACAATTTCCTCAGCCATGaattaagtaccgtatttttcggactataaggcgcacttaaaaacttttaatttttacaaaaattgacagtgcgtcttataatacggtgcgccttttgtatggattttactcgtcaggttgtaaggagcagtaaacacacactccgtgcagcgttatagagagtttcagtgctatacagagtccagagccgtgcagctccgaggctggagcagcaatagcattagctagatgctaaccgctaagctagctagcttattcactgttcagagatcagtattatctaaattttactcgtcaggttgtaaggagcagtaaacacacactccgtgcagcgttatacagagtttcagtgctatacagagtccagagccgtgcagctccgaagctggagcagcaaatagcattagctagcttattcactgttcagagatcagtattatctaaattttaaccgtcaggtgtaaggagcagtaaacacacactccgtgcagagccgtgccgctccgaggctggagcagcaatagcattagctagatgctaactgcttagctagctagctttttcactgttcagagatcagtattttctaaatttagtacttttaatactgctggagcagtattattagagttagatgctaatcgctaagcgttcaccgttcagaggtgagttatcggcctgtaagtctgtgctgctttgcctggctagcattagctagatgctaagcgctaactctctcagaggtgagttttatcagcctgtaatctgcttgtttaccgtgttaaaacaagctacgggggacgaatcgctagctaatatctcactgtcttaccagaacacgcaggattactcagtgtaacgctgtcgtttaagtttgggttaactttactagtttaggtgactagctagcgtgctagcggatagctatgctaacgctggtgcagcaagccttagtggacatctggaaatctaagcttactgtaaataaactgaagcacgttactcacccaaataaacagttttcaggagaggaatctgtgtagattaatatccagcactcgtttgactttgaaagagctaacgttagatttgtatactgagacgctccaccggcaagcgaccacccccggtgggggaagggaaacatggcgccacccctgttcactttgatataggcaccctttctagtgtcacttaacgcgccttataatgcgatgcgccctatgtatggaaaaatagcagaaaataggcgttctttgatagtgcgtcttataatacggtgcgccttatagtccgaaaaatacggtaccctATTTCTTTAATACACATCATCCACAGTTCACTCATACCTTGATATGGAATTCCAAGTTTTCATCCATAGAGTAAATGTAGTTAAATATGTCCTGTACAATTCGTGGAATGATTCCCATTCCGTCTGGGTCATGCAAATTACCCTGAAAAAAGCAAATAAGAGAAAATtagccattaaaaaaaagaacatttaaataagGGATTAACAGAATTACAAAAATATGCTCATAATCAATTTTATTATCATGATACACAATACACTTTATGAGCACACTGTGGATACTGTTAATGCTTAACGTTGTACAGAtcaactgcacatttcattagagtttaaataaactaaatggaTTGCTTTAGATGTTAAATAACACTATAACTGTATGAAACCTCAAAGCTAATGGTGCATCATTCTGTATTATGAAAAGTAGTATATATTATGTTTAACATATGGCCCATAACTAATACGAACAGCATGCACACATaagctgttttctgttttttttttaatatatatatatattttaaataagttgCATCTTACCTCCATAGTGTGTGTTTTGCCAGAAGAGGTTTGCCCATAGGCAAATATTGTGCCGTTATAACCCTCGAGCACATCTGCAGAAGGAAGATAAACGAAAACCTTTACTACACATAAATTAGACAAGATGGATCAAATAATGTTGCAAAGAAATTAAGttggtttattttaaaatatatatatgtcattTTCATCTCTgcctaaatattttatttttgttttattttgctctaAACCACTCTAACACAATGCAGTGAACAGCCTCTACTGCTTACCTTTAACAATCTTCTGAGCGCAGGCATTATACACCTGCTCCTGTGAAGTGTTAGACTGGAAAACACGGTCGAACATGTAGGGCTTCCCCTAGAAAACAAACACAAGAAGAAGCATCTCAATTAGTGGGAGTGAACTTCACGCACCTCTACACTCTACAATTCTAGAGATATACTGCTGTTATCTATGCATATGTGTGCATGATGGTTGCCATGCCTATCTTGcatttgggtttaaaaaaaaaaaaagatttttcaaattgagtCGATAATCATTTGAATAATTGCATGAATCTTAAATCGAACACTGATACACATTCCGATACAAGAGCTGTTTTCTTGTTAATAAAAGGATTTATACGACTTATTTAACACTATATTATTTGTTATATTAACTGTGTTATTGTTGGTGTTGGGCAAATGTTACATCATGAGGTTGTAGTTGAAACAGACCACATAGCACATCataaaatagcaataaataaataaataaatacacaaatacactgaatgtaaatgcattcccaattactgtattttaacaGACTACACACAATCTGAAAATGCACCAAACACACTGTCAAATTCACCCTTTTCAACTAAAGACTGCACTAATTGGTCATAGAGTATTATGAAACTGAGCTACTTCTTTGTAAAAGTTTAGCGAGATTGTGGAGAGCATGTTGGTTAACACAAACGTCTAAAACCTGTGCATGAAGTCTCTGCAGGTGCTGATTGAACTATATAAATGATATGACTGCTGTACCCTCTAACCCTCAATGTGCTGGATTTACTATGCTATTATTTAAGAGTTTTCaggctaaaatatctccaaacaaatgaCATTTTCAACTCAAAACAACTACTGTTACTAACAGATAATGGGGAGCCTTACCCCGATCCATCAGCATGCTGGCTTAACTCACATTGAAAGTAACTGTCTTGGTTTTCTGCTAGaactgggcgattaatcgattttatatATAATTCGAATTTACaattaaggacgatgtgtttttatgaaaatcgattttctctgagttttcacCACCGATGCTCCCCTGAGCCTAGCCCCGCCGCTCTCCTCCGcccctctcttcctccctctcgcgcggtttgaaaataaagaaaactttttttttttaataaaataaaaaaacggctcttataataacatttaacaacacggcaaaaaactgatttatgtaatttacgtaaaaataaagttttttttgagacgtgactgcctatttaaaaagcaacagaagttgttcatttattggagttcatttgtatcatttctaacatatttagggtgttttttactcacttttttcctctctcacaatgttaatctttaacagcttcaaaaacatgtattatgcaaatttggCGATGATGTCATTTAGCAACTTCTAGTGACTtctaggagattttagtaggggaaaaaatcgatttaaatcaaaaatcagattttttttttttttttttgggccatatcgctcaGCTCTAttttctgcatttaaataatgtctGGTTACTACAGATGAGGCTCTgaaaatcatatcatatcataaatgaattaatatcaaacagatataataatagtaatttaaGAACAGCATGTATTAAACACCAATGTGGATAAGAAACACATATGACTGCTAATAACTCCATAATTAATTCCATCCTAATTGGCTTCTGGTCTTTCCAGCAGATGCTGACTGACCACGCCTTTTTTACCCAAGGTACAACCATAGCAACTGAAATGTATGAGCTGGCAGAGATTCAGTGCTCAGTCAGCGCTGCTGCTCTGCTTTAATCTTTTTGAGTAATATTGAATGGGTCCAACAGATCTGTAAAGATAATCCTAAACAGGCCAAAATATCTGCAGGTGACAGACAGATCTGCTGTACTGTAACAAATAGTCTAGACTAGAACAGACAGAATACTCTGCTGCCACAAGCACCCGTAGCTTGTGTTATGCTCATGGAAAAGCACAGTCAACAAAACGGAACCCTCTGGAGTCAAGTATAGCCTAACATCCGCGTACAAAATACCAAGCATCAGTGGTACAGTCCAGTGGAAGTCAAGTGTTCTCTGTGATAGTTCTGCATCACACACGAAggtaaatgcaatcaaatgcaaGCTGAGAGCAAAGGAGGTTTAGCATGCTAGTGCAGAAGCTTCCTGTGCTGTAGAGATCagcgcaggcgcagtagccataacaagctgaAAAACTGTAATTGCAAAGAGTGTAAACAATTCTGTTGAGTCAGGGACAGCAACAATTTAATAAGAAACACTGCACTAAGCATTAGAGCAATTTAAcacagtttttaagaatctgccattGTTGATGCATTTATTCTGAGTGTAATAACGATATTTATTGCGCATCATAGAAATGTCTTTAATGTtgtgatgtaatatttttaccatattccccatctctaataaaaatatattttttagacaGTTATCATACCATGCAAATATCATACTACTGCAACCTTAGATATTTAAGCCACAGCTTAAatctaaagctctggaaaaaaacatttcagtttctgaatcagtttctctgattttgccatttattgatatatgtttgaataaaataaacattgttgttttattttataaattccaaataaaaatatagtaatttagagcatttattcgcagtaaatgagaaatgcctacaataacaaaaaatgcaaagaaaacaagttcatattcataaagttttaagagttcagaaatcaatatttgatggaataaccctgttttttaatcacagttttcatgcatcttggcatgttgtcctccaccagtcttacacactgcttttggataactttatgctactcctggtgcaaaaaaaaagcagatcCTCTTGGTGTGATggttgtgataatccatctttcttttgattatatttcagatgttttcaatttgttaaaatcaaagaaactcatatattttttttatttagagctgTGTATTTGTACTGTTGACAGAACAGCTGTGAACCTTAAGCTTATATTATGTATAAAGAGGGTTTTACGATAGACGTTACACATCATCCAGCTATGAAGAAAATGCAAAACACAGGTTAGGTTCTGCAGTGTCACAAAAGCATACTACTGAACTGTTTGTGTCCAGACAGGTTGGAATGAACCAACATACAGCAGAACCtagtttaaagctcaccttccgcgaaaatccgatttttcttgttttttgtggaatacagtaggtctctccgagttgaatgtgtacacctgcacattaaactgttttgcagcccccattgtctgcaggagctaagcaaagaaatcccccctccccccctccgaaaaacgggtgaattttgaattatctttctgcctacgtaggcagaaactcacagaccagcccaccttggctcgagaaactcccagaggcggggCTGAAGCGaagcaacatcaccgctcatcagttaggaggtgggaggcagtgagcggcagagcggtggaggggcgtcgcagtgctcctagccaatcagaggagagatatttgcatgctgtttgcatgtatgaatattcatgagcaaagctggaatccggtccttttggacacacccctaaaacag
This genomic stretch from Astyanax mexicanus isolate ESR-SI-001 chromosome 15, AstMex3_surface, whole genome shotgun sequence harbors:
- the kif5bb gene encoding kinesin-1 heavy chain isoform X1, whose translation is MADPAECTIKVMCRFRPLNGSELLRGDKYIPKFQGEDNVVVGGKPYMFDRVFQSNTSQEQVYNACAQKIVKDVLEGYNGTIFAYGQTSSGKTHTMEGNLHDPDGMGIIPRIVQDIFNYIYSMDENLEFHIKVSYFEIYLDKIRDLLDVSKTNLSVHEDKNRVPYVKGCTERFVCSPEEVMDTIDEGKSNRHVAVTNMNEHSSRSHSIFLINVKQENTQTEQKLSGKLFLVDLAGSEKVSKTGAEGAVLDEAKNINKSLSALGNVISALAEGTTYVPYRDSKMTRILQDSLGGNCRTTIVICCSPSSFNEAETKTTLMFGQRAKTIKNTVCVNVELTAEQWKKKYEKEKEKNKTLRNTITWLENELNRWRNGENVPIEEQYDKEKVNAEVLALDNTVNNDKIASTPNIPGVRLTDSERDKCEAELAKLYKQLDDKDDEINQQSQLAEKLKQQMLDQEELLASSRRDHDNLQAELTRLQMENDASKEEVKEVLQALEELAVNYDQKSQEVEDKTKDFETLSEELSQKSGVLASLDSELQKLKEMSNHQKKRVTEMMSSLLKDLAEIGIAVGSNDIKQHEGSGLIDEEFTVARLYISKMKSEVKTLVKRSKQLEAAQADSNKKMDENEKELAACQLRISQHEAKIKSLTEYLQNVEHKKRQLEENVDSLNEELVKISAQEKVHAMEKENEIQTANEVKAAVEQQIQNHREAHQKQLSSLRDELETKEKLITELQDMNQKILLEQERLRVEHEKLKATDQDKSRKLHDLTVMQDRREQARQDLKGLEETVAKELQTLHNLRKLFVQDLATRVKKSAEMDSDDTGGSAAQKQKISFLENNLEQLTKVHKQLVRDNADLRCELPKLEKRLRATAERVKALETALKEAKENAARDRKRYQQEVDRIKEAVRAKNMARRGHSAQIAKPIRPGQPPVASPTHPNINRSGAGLFQNNQSVVIRGGGAKQ
- the kif5bb gene encoding kinesin-1 heavy chain isoform X2, with amino-acid sequence MADPAECTIKVMCRFRPLNGSELLRGDKYIPKFQGEDNVVVGGKPYMFDRVFQSNTSQEQVYNACAQKIVKDVLEGYNGTIFAYGQTSSGKTHTMEGNLHDPDGMGIIPRIVQDIFNYIYSMDENLEFHIKVSYFEIYLDKIRDLLDVSKTNLSVHEDKNRVPYVKGCTERFVCSPEEVMDTIDEGKSNRHVAVTNMNEHSSRSHSIFLINVKQENTQTEQKLSGKLFLVDLAGSEKVSKTGAEGAVLDEAKNINKSLSALGNVISALAEGTTYVPYRDSKMTRILQDSLGGNCRTTIVICCSPSSFNEAETKTTLMFGQRAKTIKNTVCVNVELTAEQWKKKYEKEKEKNKTLRNTITWLENELNRWRNGENVPIEEQYDKEKVNAEVLALDNTVNNDKIASTPNIPGVRLTDSERDKCEAELAKLYKQLDDKDDEINQQSQLAEKLKQQMLDQEELLASSRRDHDNLQAELTRLQMENDASKEEVKEVLQALEELAVNYDQKSQEVEDKTKDFETLSEELSQKSGVLASLDSELQKLKEMSNHQKKRVTEMMSSLLKDLAEIGIAVGSNDIKHEGSGLIDEEFTVARLYISKMKSEVKTLVKRSKQLEAAQADSNKKMDENEKELAACQLRISQHEAKIKSLTEYLQNVEHKKRQLEENVDSLNEELVKISAQEKVHAMEKENEIQTANEVKAAVEQQIQNHREAHQKQLSSLRDELETKEKLITELQDMNQKILLEQERLRVEHEKLKATDQDKSRKLHDLTVMQDRREQARQDLKGLEETVAKELQTLHNLRKLFVQDLATRVKKSAEMDSDDTGGSAAQKQKISFLENNLEQLTKVHKQLVRDNADLRCELPKLEKRLRATAERVKALETALKEAKENAARDRKRYQQEVDRIKEAVRAKNMARRGHSAQIAKPIRPGQPPVASPTHPNINRSGAGLFQNNQSVVIRGGGAKQ